The DNA sequence AACCTCATGAAATTAGGGGGCGAACTGCGGATGAAATGATCTCGATGTTTTCACCACTTGTAGAAATTGCCTATGACGGTAGAGGGGGTGGGTACTATGCTACATTTTTTCAAACAAGGAATGAGATACTATACTATGATGCAGACCCATTATGGTTAAGGAAAATTCCTAAAACTATTTTCTCATTGTTTAATGAACATGAATTCAAAAAACTTCCAAACCTGTTAAAAAAGATTGAAAAAGAATCTAATGAAAGTTTAGGGATATTAGACTTGAAGTATAAAGAAGAAGAGGGTTTTAAGCTAAAAGAATTTAATAAATTTTCAAGTAGGTGGAAAATGATTGATAATCTTGAAAGAAGAGTTCCTATATGGAATAAAGTAACTAATGAAGCTGCATTTTCCCCTTTTGATTATCATCAAAGGTTAGTGTCTGAGTTGAGAGACCTTAATGGTGATTACTACCAATATGAGAATTCAAGGGCAATTATGAATGCTGATATAGTAAGCAGTTTTTATTTTTATTTTTTCACAAATCAGCTGTCACCTTTAGAAAGACTTTTGGAAGCAACGGAAAATATAAAGGGTGAGTTCTATCAAAATATCCGTAATTCTTTCTTGAATATTGTAAATGGAGATTTGGATTTGCTAAAGCTCTCTGAAGAAGACATTGCAAAAATTAGAGGGGAAAATGTTACAAATAAGTCAATGCAACATATGGATGTGGCGGCTTCAGTAGATGATCATGCAAACGAATCTCAGGTAATAAGAACCCTAAAGGCAATCAGTGAAGATATGAATGAAGATGATTTCAAATCGCCAGAGTTGACTGAATGGTTGATGAAACTTGATGATGCCGAATTGAAAAAAGAAGTTGAGAGTCTGTCTTTCTATTTTAAATTTATTTTAATCAAGGATTTAGAAGAATTTGGTGACTTTATTAAGAGTAATGGAGTATCTGCCTTGGATGCATGGAAGTTAATTAGGTCGAATTATGTTGACGATATTCTTTCTCTGTAAACAGTGATTTCATCAATAGTTTTGGAAGATAAATAAGTTTTTGTCATTTGTCCTCCAAGACTGTTTTTGAAGGACATTTTATATCAGGATTTTTGATATGTCCCGAAGGGATTAAATATATAAGTGATGGTAGTTGCACGCGCGATTATCCCATCGTACAGTAGTGGACATTTTTTTATCCTTAAAAGGACTATTTGTATGAGGGATTCCAACTTGCACTAATTTTTGAGATGGATTAAAATCCACCACTATTATATTTTGCCCTTTCAGGGCATAAGTCCCGAAGGGACAAAATAGATTAGCGATGGGCAACGCCCATCGTTAGCTTACGCAAATTTTTAGCCCTGAAAGGACGGTATAATCCATACTTCACGTTAAGTAAGTGTAATAAAGTAAATCTTTTTCGCCTACAATCTTACACCAGCTTGCCACCTGCCAATGGTACAGTTACATTTCTTTCAGTATTTTAAAAGAGATGCAACAACTGACCCTCCATAGTAGACTACAGATAGAAGCAATGCTCCATAGTGGTGCATCACAGTCTGCTATTGCCCGAGCATTGGGGGTACACCGTAGTACTGTTAGCAGGGAAATCAGTCGAAACAGTGTAGAGGGAAAATACTTTGCAGATGTAGCAGCCCAAAAAGCATTAGTCCGCAAACAGATGGGAGCGAACCTGATGAAGCTTACCAAACTTTTTTCAGTGCCTAAAGTGAAGGGTGCTTCTCGGAAGGGGAACAGAAAGAGTCGCCTATCGTTTTACTTTTATCCAAAATACTTGCGATACCACCGAAAGGGACGCTTTTTCAGAAGAGCCAAAGACCAAAGGGACAGAATCCGTCACTGTAGGTATCTGCATTGGGAAGACCTTGTAGAGATGCGTTCCCGAAACGGCAGGCGAATCAGGGAATTTGCTTGGGAATGGTACCGTAGTAGGTTTGCCAGAAAATGGAAGTCTTGGCAATACCAAATTTGGAGTAAGTTACAAAGGTATAAGATGGCCAAGTCAGTAGCCGAAACAAAGACTGAGGGTACTTCTACAGCACTGTTGGTTGCATGGTCGCTTTCTCAAGTTTACTTTTTCTGGTTTGTGGTAAAGGCAAATGCTGTATCTGAAATGGAAGGTAAGTGGAGTCTACCTCAGGTGAACAGTCCTCCAAGTTTGCCACTTGTCT is a window from the Limibacter armeniacum genome containing:
- a CDS encoding helix-turn-helix domain-containing protein, translating into MQQLTLHSRLQIEAMLHSGASQSAIARALGVHRSTVSREISRNSVEGKYFADVAAQKALVRKQMGANLMKLTKLFSVPKVKGASRKGNRKSRLSFYFYPKYLRYHRKGRFFRRAKDQRDRIRHCRYLHWEDLVEMRSRNGRRIREFAWEWYRSRFARKWKSWQYQIWSKLQRYKMAKSVAETKTEGTSTALLVAWSLSQVYFFWFVVKANAVSEMEGKWSLPQVNSPPSLPLVCPLAFFVKKIFPFHARNFLPVIFPFRISTCFSFYNLKPQLFSVLLRLHRWCGNIPCLIYWLIFQTFLGTKKISS